Proteins found in one Zea mays cultivar B73 chromosome 1, Zm-B73-REFERENCE-NAM-5.0, whole genome shotgun sequence genomic segment:
- the LOC100383597 gene encoding uncharacterized protein isoform X1, whose protein sequence is MVLIDEEAGSAHAQIYPPLTDVFKPLIKEGNVYNVSYIQIKKANRMYKHVDNDIMIGFTKWILCCLNKPAV, encoded by the exons ATGGTCCTCATCGACGAGGAG GCTGGCAGTGCTCATGCTCAAATATACCCTCCACTCACTGACGTTTTCAAACCTCTGATAAAGGAGGGCAATGTCTACAATGTCTCCTACATTcagatcaagaaagctaataggaTGTACAAGCATGTTGACAACGATATCATGATCGGTTTCACAAAATGGATCCTATGCTG CCTCAACAAACCCGCGGTTTGA
- the LOC100277844 gene encoding uncharacterized protein LOC100277844, with amino-acid sequence MGLAGRHLSRNKVLFFSGALFISLAVGIHLSPYPPSLSLPHLASFLLLPHPGSASASSGSSCVQFLHRVSWSDAAGAADNGSGGGKARAWSWPPSLASACGFARLSRDDASLLLNGSWVMVAGDSQARLLVLALLRLLLDPAAAAAAEPELFRRHSDYRAAVPARDISVDFVWAPFESNLTRLLREDLRLAPRLPDVLVLGSGLWHMLHVTDAASYGDALASVAGAAKSLRSQLPEPPPHMFWLGLPHLVNHMLNTDAKRAHMNGTMVHAYDREVDRRGVLRGEGGSFLLLDVGKLTQGCGQQCTADGMHYDGDVYDAVMHIMLNALVIESQQRI; translated from the coding sequence ATGGGGCTGGCCGGCCGGCACCTCAGCCGCAACAAGGTGCTCTTCTTCTCCGGCGCGCTCTTCATCTCGCTTGCTGTCGGGATCCACCTATCCCCGTACCCCCCTTCCCTTTCCCTGCCCCACCTCGCCTCCTTTTTACTCCTCCCCCACCCTGGCTCCGCGTCCGCTTCCTCCGGGTCTTCCTGCGTCCAGTTCCTGCACCGCGTCTCGTGGTCTGACGCCGCCGGAGCCGCCGACAATGGCTCGGGAGGCGGAAAAGCGCGGGCGTGGTCGTGGCCGCCCTCGCTGGCGTCCGCCTGCGGGTTCGCTCGACTGTCGCGCGACGACGCGTCACTGCTGCTCAATGGCTCGTGGGTGATGGTGGCCGGGGACTCGCAGGCGCGGCTGCTCGTGCTCGCGCTTCTCCGCCTCCTGCTcgacccggccgcggcggcggccgCCGAGCCGGAGCTCTTCCGCCGCCACAGCGACTACCGCGCTGCCGTCCCCGCGCGGGACATTTCCGTGGACTTCGTCTGGGCGCCCTTCGAGAGCAACCTCACGCGTCTGCTCCGCGAGGATCTGCGCCTCGCGCCGCGCCTCCCCGACGTGCTCGTCCTCGGATCCGGGTTGTGGCACATGCTCCACGTCACGGACGCCGCGAGCTACGGCGATGCACTGGCGTCCGTCGCGGGCGCCGCCAAGTCCCTCCGCTCGCAGCTTCCGGAGCCGCCACCACATATGTTCTGGCTTGGCTTGCCGCACCTCGTGAACCACATGCTCAACACAGACGCCAAGAGGGCACACATGAACGGCACCATGGTGCATGCCTATGATCGTGAGGTCGATCGGAGGGGTGTTTTGCGCGGTGAAGGCGGCTCATTCCTGCTGCTTGATGTGGGGAAGCTCACCCAGGGGTGCGGGCAGCAATGCACAGCTGATGGTATGCATTATGATGGTGATGTGTATGACGCTGTCATGCATATCATGCTCAATGCACTGGTGATTGAGTCCCAACAAAGGATTTGA